Proteins found in one Mycobacterium branderi genomic segment:
- the tnpA gene encoding IS200/IS605 family transposase, giving the protein MSQRRFRRTPGGVWSLGLHLVWSLKYRRAILGGRVAARCGELLVGIADEHGWQIVAKDVMPDHVDLLVRVGPADAPASVVRAFKGHTARVLRHEFP; this is encoded by the coding sequence GTGTCGCAGCGCCGGTTTCGCCGTACTCCGGGTGGGGTGTGGTCGCTGGGGCTGCATCTGGTGTGGTCTCTGAAGTATCGGCGCGCGATTTTGGGTGGCCGGGTAGCGGCCCGCTGCGGGGAACTGCTGGTGGGGATCGCCGACGAGCACGGCTGGCAGATCGTGGCCAAAGACGTGATGCCCGATCACGTGGACCTGTTGGTGCGGGTCGGCCCGGCTGACGCGCCAGCGTCGGTGGTGCGTGCGTTCAAGGGCCACACCGCAAGGGTGCTGCGGCACGAGTTTCCGTAG
- a CDS encoding STAS domain-containing protein — MEDPISYSVEHLGGVTVLAVGGEIDRASAPMLKRAVEAVLAEHPCALVIDLSQVRFLASAGLQVLVDAREKMDGSVRFAVAAQGAMTSRIIRLVQLDEFLSLHDTLGDALLAVKGADATETT, encoded by the coding sequence GTGGAGGATCCGATCAGCTACTCCGTTGAGCATCTTGGCGGTGTCACGGTGCTCGCGGTCGGCGGCGAAATCGACCGAGCCAGCGCGCCGATGCTCAAAAGGGCGGTGGAAGCCGTTTTGGCCGAGCACCCATGCGCGCTTGTGATCGACTTGTCGCAGGTCCGATTTCTGGCCTCAGCGGGACTGCAGGTTCTCGTGGACGCGCGCGAGAAGATGGATGGATCAGTTCGCTTCGCCGTGGCGGCGCAAGGCGCGATGACCAGTCGGATTATCCGGCTGGTCCAGCTCGACGAGTTCCTGTCACTGCACGACACCCTTGGGGACGCGTTGCTGGCAGTGAAGGGTGCCGACGCAACCGAGACGACGTAG
- a CDS encoding DUF7373 family lipoprotein: MTARALSALAMVCAAVAAGCTEIATGTAVKAPGGAGDASVAQMDTGSYPTTAGPPIGSAADDPQAAAAEARRMAGYVVGPWQVEASLRDLDFYATAPIPDTAKVMMTLSLPFTPISWGNAFGDIAKAHSFIAGFESGRAGTGEVQKLYNVVMRFADADAAAAAAREMVAVNPPPALLKMTWNFPRPTTSTEPFDSWQTGACTGYDSEPVKPDFAASASAGGRIAIRSFTNHGLYVLYQFVIAMTTNPGCDAIIDVLKEQARLIDRFPPTDREEMADLPLDPTGRLWARTIPAPDGGEPFSAGVWQPNSWLHFEDNPVEAATLFQDAGVDWVVQRSTRVYQARNSAGSARLVDRFLADTRALPDVKPTQTGVPGFPGATCFERTKPIPLPVARTAMTLRQALWHFKCIAQTDRYAFISFSGDEKDAKQQISAQYRVLAGK; the protein is encoded by the coding sequence ATGACAGCTCGGGCGTTGAGCGCACTGGCAATGGTGTGTGCTGCGGTGGCAGCGGGCTGTACCGAAATCGCGACCGGCACCGCGGTGAAGGCGCCCGGCGGCGCGGGCGACGCGAGCGTCGCACAGATGGACACCGGAAGCTATCCGACCACGGCGGGCCCGCCGATCGGCAGTGCAGCCGACGATCCGCAGGCCGCCGCTGCCGAGGCACGGCGGATGGCCGGCTACGTGGTCGGGCCGTGGCAGGTCGAGGCGTCACTGCGCGACCTCGATTTCTACGCCACCGCGCCCATACCGGATACCGCCAAAGTGATGATGACGTTGAGCTTGCCTTTCACACCCATCTCGTGGGGGAATGCGTTCGGCGACATCGCCAAAGCCCACTCGTTCATCGCGGGATTCGAAAGCGGCCGCGCGGGCACCGGTGAGGTCCAGAAGTTGTACAACGTGGTGATGCGGTTTGCCGACGCCGACGCCGCGGCCGCGGCCGCCCGCGAAATGGTGGCCGTCAATCCGCCGCCCGCGCTGCTGAAGATGACCTGGAACTTTCCCAGGCCGACTACCTCCACCGAACCATTCGATTCGTGGCAAACCGGCGCGTGCACGGGATATGACTCCGAACCGGTCAAACCCGACTTTGCCGCATCGGCTTCTGCCGGGGGGCGGATCGCCATCCGCAGTTTCACCAACCACGGGCTATATGTGTTGTACCAGTTCGTGATTGCGATGACCACCAATCCCGGCTGCGATGCGATCATCGACGTTTTGAAAGAACAGGCCCGCCTGATCGACCGCTTCCCGCCCACCGACCGCGAGGAAATGGCTGATCTGCCACTGGACCCGACCGGGCGCCTCTGGGCGCGCACGATCCCGGCTCCCGACGGCGGCGAGCCGTTCAGCGCCGGTGTGTGGCAACCGAATTCGTGGCTGCACTTTGAAGACAATCCCGTCGAAGCCGCCACCCTGTTCCAGGATGCCGGTGTCGACTGGGTGGTGCAGCGCTCGACACGGGTGTATCAGGCTCGTAACTCCGCGGGATCAGCCCGTCTGGTAGACCGGTTCCTTGCCGACACCCGTGCTTTGCCCGACGTCAAGCCCACCCAGACTGGGGTCCCAGGTTTTCCTGGCGCCACCTGTTTCGAGCGGACGAAGCCGATACCGCTGCCGGTTGCGCGCACGGCTATGACGCTCAGGCAGGCGCTGTGGCATTTCAAGTGCATCGCTCAGACAGACCGCTACGCATTCATCTCCTTCTCCGGCGACGAGAAGGACGCCAAGCAGCAGATCTCGGCCCAATACAGGGTCCTGGCTGGCAAGTAG
- a CDS encoding DIP1984 family protein, whose translation MKLAEALAMRADSVRRIEQLRSRIVANARFQEGEDPAEDAAALLVEANEVLDVYETLIRRINRTNAATAIGADGTLTDALARRDALRLRHSVVTAAADAAVGNNQPGYARQLRSELKMLPALPVSELRARADELAREWRDLDVRIQRANWEVELLD comes from the coding sequence GTGAAACTCGCGGAGGCATTAGCTATGCGGGCAGATTCGGTGCGCCGGATCGAGCAGCTGCGCAGTCGCATCGTGGCCAATGCGCGTTTTCAGGAGGGCGAGGACCCTGCCGAGGACGCCGCAGCTTTGCTGGTCGAGGCCAACGAGGTGCTCGATGTGTACGAAACGCTCATCCGGCGGATCAATCGCACCAACGCTGCCACTGCTATCGGTGCGGACGGCACCCTGACCGACGCCCTGGCCCGCCGGGATGCGTTGCGGCTGCGTCACTCTGTGGTAACGGCTGCGGCAGACGCGGCGGTCGGAAATAACCAGCCCGGGTATGCGCGCCAACTGCGGTCCGAGCTGAAGATGCTTCCCGCCTTGCCGGTGTCCGAGTTACGCGCCCGCGCCGACGAGCTCGCCCGCGAGTGGCGCGACCTCGACGTGCGAATCCAGCGCGCCAACTGGGAGGTAGAGCTGCTGGACTGA